A stretch of Carnobacteriaceae bacterium zg-C25 DNA encodes these proteins:
- a CDS encoding PD-(D/E)XK nuclease family protein, whose protein sequence is MLQFVLGDLTQDHFQWCIADAHQQLVNNDGVEIYTLVPDHMKFDAEKAMFRGLKAQQQHNESIYGNLNVNVYSFTRLSWVFLKDTGILSKPHLSRLGQEMVVRYVLLTHEKDLKHYKLEARKQGFITRLSELFQQFRRGNVDTDLLEQFVKSYQPKDISQEALLNKMRELTLLYHAYTKHITHQFLDTEQLYEQLVNYIQATDLSKTVVYIHGYERFNAMELKVVHALIRACQKVVVTLPLPKHKIKQTRFDALGYIPQQTYQQLLHFATSEKMPVAFDVDLTHTTRNYSKGMQALLTFWEDTYSNKSVSLEKMPNDDLMLHTFATKYEEVEAVAKLISYYVHEKGYRYNDFYVLMRQVEDYETLLEPIFKESRIPLFFDNASAMSLHPLIECIASLYDIEKRYYQYNDVMRFLKTYLPPFATSDAVDLLENELLANGYSGGWWFKADEWENEAIRQAFLKCVVPFFEQLKSAQTMKEAASLLYQFLLELKVPQTLLKWRDDFIALGELERGKKQEQAWTTFVQLLDEFVLVLGDVSFDKEMFYRVLITGFEQSEFNLVPASLDQVNVASVDGKRLSPKKMVFVIGAQPTQFPKMYDQQSLLSQDDIGALQPYFSQDTYLDLSSNYRTRVEPFVAMNVWVSALEKVFIFATASSSQSAYMHLLANHFDTPTIDFNQLIGVGKMAVRQIVRSLNVEASPLDTNVSKKVIQGIEQSPKLAKWFAFLKTSLQYTNQPKPLINAQQLYQGQLHLSISQLESYFGDPFSHFLKYGLKLKERATLELSAANIGNVFHAVLDGIHQNILKENKQLRNLTLDDVVHLTQQELNRTFDLPQNQVFNRTKSMQFSKRLIEETLQQTIMELYRQNQMTSLNTIATEMRFGTQAQAGMLSVPPIPIDSKTAVHLRGIIDRLDANDHYYSVVDYKSSDRQFKLEQFYEGVSLQLMTYLYVANAYFAKDKHPIGAFYREVNFEYQMAQQVDEERLMMKQKGLIVSPSQVLKELDDNQAIYHARLTTKGEYVKNQPFIFETTQLPLLFNYLMAKIKEAGHRILSGDISLYPIENSPYIPSLNEYRSISLFDATQSTNRYRRFEKPNTYDDILMKIQQKVGEVHD, encoded by the coding sequence ATGTTACAGTTTGTTTTAGGTGATTTAACACAAGATCATTTTCAATGGTGTATTGCAGACGCTCATCAACAATTAGTCAATAATGATGGTGTAGAAATCTATACGTTAGTACCAGACCATATGAAGTTCGATGCTGAAAAGGCGATGTTTCGCGGGTTAAAAGCACAGCAACAACACAACGAGTCGATTTATGGAAATTTAAATGTCAATGTGTACAGTTTTACGCGGTTGTCATGGGTGTTTTTAAAAGATACGGGCATACTGTCTAAACCGCATTTAAGTCGTTTAGGACAAGAAATGGTTGTGCGCTACGTGTTATTGACGCATGAGAAGGATTTAAAACATTATAAATTGGAAGCCCGAAAGCAAGGCTTTATTACGCGCTTGAGTGAGTTGTTTCAACAATTTCGTCGTGGTAATGTCGATACGGATTTATTGGAACAGTTTGTAAAAAGCTATCAGCCAAAAGATATATCGCAAGAAGCGCTTTTAAATAAAATGCGTGAATTGACACTGTTATATCATGCTTACACAAAGCATATCACGCATCAATTTTTAGATACGGAACAGCTCTATGAACAATTAGTCAATTACATTCAAGCAACTGATTTGTCTAAGACGGTTGTTTATATTCATGGTTACGAACGCTTTAATGCCATGGAGTTAAAAGTGGTGCATGCCCTTATTCGAGCGTGTCAAAAAGTTGTGGTCACGTTACCACTGCCAAAACATAAAATTAAACAGACGCGATTTGATGCTTTAGGCTATATTCCGCAACAAACATACCAACAGTTATTGCATTTTGCCACATCGGAAAAAATGCCTGTAGCGTTTGATGTTGATTTAACGCACACGACGCGTAACTATTCAAAAGGAATGCAGGCGTTGTTGACGTTTTGGGAAGACACGTATTCGAATAAAAGTGTGTCTCTTGAAAAAATGCCCAATGACGATTTGATGTTACACACGTTTGCGACAAAGTATGAAGAAGTAGAAGCGGTTGCGAAATTAATTTCATATTATGTGCACGAAAAAGGGTATCGTTACAATGATTTTTACGTTTTAATGCGCCAAGTTGAAGATTACGAAACGTTATTGGAGCCGATTTTCAAAGAAAGTCGAATTCCGTTGTTTTTTGATAATGCTTCAGCAATGAGTTTACACCCGCTCATCGAATGTATTGCCAGCCTTTACGACATTGAAAAACGGTATTATCAATATAACGATGTGATGCGATTTTTGAAAACGTATTTACCGCCATTTGCCACCAGTGATGCGGTAGATTTGTTAGAAAATGAGTTGCTAGCCAACGGTTATTCAGGCGGATGGTGGTTTAAAGCGGACGAATGGGAAAATGAAGCGATACGACAAGCATTTTTAAAATGTGTTGTACCGTTTTTTGAACAATTAAAAAGTGCCCAAACCATGAAAGAAGCCGCTAGCCTTTTATACCAGTTTTTATTGGAATTAAAGGTGCCTCAAACGTTATTAAAATGGCGCGATGATTTTATTGCACTTGGAGAATTGGAACGTGGGAAAAAACAAGAACAAGCGTGGACAACGTTTGTGCAACTCTTAGATGAATTTGTTCTTGTTTTAGGAGATGTATCGTTTGATAAAGAAATGTTTTACCGTGTGTTAATTACCGGATTTGAACAATCGGAGTTTAATTTAGTGCCGGCAAGTCTTGATCAAGTGAATGTTGCCAGTGTTGATGGAAAACGATTGTCGCCTAAAAAAATGGTGTTTGTCATTGGTGCACAACCAACTCAATTCCCAAAAATGTACGATCAACAATCGTTATTGTCACAAGATGACATCGGTGCGCTACAACCGTATTTTTCACAAGATACCTATTTAGATTTAAGTAGTAACTACCGCACACGTGTCGAGCCTTTTGTGGCGATGAATGTGTGGGTGAGTGCGCTAGAAAAAGTGTTTATATTCGCTACGGCTTCATCGAGTCAATCCGCCTATATGCACTTATTAGCCAATCATTTTGATACACCGACAATTGATTTTAATCAACTGATTGGTGTTGGTAAAATGGCGGTACGCCAAATCGTGCGTTCACTCAATGTAGAAGCGTCACCGTTAGATACGAATGTATCCAAAAAAGTGATACAGGGTATTGAACAATCCCCTAAATTAGCGAAGTGGTTTGCATTTTTAAAGACGAGTTTGCAGTACACGAATCAGCCAAAACCACTCATCAATGCGCAACAATTGTATCAAGGGCAATTGCATTTATCAATTTCACAATTAGAAAGTTATTTTGGAGATCCGTTTAGTCATTTTTTGAAATATGGCTTGAAATTAAAAGAGCGTGCAACGCTAGAATTAAGTGCCGCCAACATCGGAAATGTTTTTCATGCGGTACTAGATGGTATTCATCAAAATATTTTAAAAGAAAATAAACAGTTACGTAATTTAACGTTAGACGATGTGGTGCATTTGACACAACAGGAACTCAATAGAACCTTTGATTTACCACAAAATCAAGTGTTTAATCGTACGAAATCCATGCAATTTTCTAAACGCTTGATTGAAGAAACGTTGCAACAAACGATAATGGAATTGTATCGACAAAATCAAATGACATCATTAAACACTATCGCAACAGAAATGCGATTTGGCACACAAGCACAAGCGGGCATGTTAAGTGTGCCACCAATACCAATTGATTCAAAAACGGCGGTACATTTGCGTGGGATTATTGACCGATTAGATGCAAATGATCACTATTATAGCGTTGTTGATTATAAATCAAGTGACCGTCAATTTAAATTGGAACAATTTTATGAAGGTGTGTCGTTACAGTTAATGACCTACTTATATGTGGCAAATGCCTATTTTGCGAAAGATAAACATCCGATTGGAGCGTTTTATCGGGAAGTGAATTTTGAGTATCAAATGGCACAACAGGTAGATGAAGAACGATTGATGATGAAACAAAAAGGGTTAATTGTGTCACCAAGTCAGGTGTTAAAAGAACTTGATGACAATCAAGCGATTTATCATGCACGTTTGACAACAAAAGGAGAGTATGTTAAAAATCAACCGTTTATTTTTGAGACAACGCAATTACCACTGTTATTTAATTATTTAATGGCAAAAATCAAAGAGGCGGGTCACCGCATTTTATCGGGCGATATTTCGCTTTATCCGATTGAAAATTCGCCGTATATTCCGTCATTAAATGAATATCGGAGTATTTCTTTGTTTGACGCAACACAATCAACAAACCGTTATCGTCGTTTTGAAAAACCGAACACGTACGATGATATTTTAATGAAAATTCAACAAAAAGTAGGTGAAGTGCATGATTAG